The Microvirga thermotolerans sequence GATCCCCTTCGGCACGGGCACCTCCCTGGAGGGACATATCAACGCACCCTACGGCGGCGTCTGCGTCGACCTGAGCCTCATGAAGCGCATCGTCTCCGTCCACGAGGAGGACCTCGACTGCGTGGTGGAGGCGGGCGTCACCCGCAAGGAGCTGAACGAGCACCTGCGCGACAAGGGGCTGTTCTTCCCCATCGATCCGGGCGCCGACGCCTCCATCGGCGGCATGGTCGCGACCCGGGCCTCGGGGACCAATGCGGTCCGTTACGGCACCATGCGCGACGCGGTGCTCTCGCTCACCGTGGTCCTGCCCGACGGCGAGGTGATCCGGACCGCGAGCCGGGCGAAGAAGAGCTCCGCCGGCTACGACCTGACTCGCCTGTTCGTCGGCTCGGAGGGCACCCTCGGGATCGTCACGGAGATCACGCTGCGCCTGCATGGCATCCCCGAGGCCATCTCCGCCGGGATCTGCCCATTCCCTAACGTCAAGTCCGCCTGCGACGCGGTGATCATGACGATCCAGTCGGGCATCCCCGTCGCCCGCATCGAGCTTCTCGACGAGCTTCAGGTGAAGGCGGTCAACCTCTATTCGAAGCTCTCGCTGCCCGAGAGCCCGCTGCTGCTCCTGGAGTTTCACGGCTCCGCCTCGGGCGTCCAGGAGCAGGCGGAGCGCTTCGGCGACATCGCAGCCGAGTTCGGCGGCGGCCCGTTCGAATGGGCGACGAAGCCGGAGGAGCGCACCCGCCTGTGGCAGGCGCGGCACGACGCCTACTGGGCCGCGCGCGGCCTGCGGCCGGGGGCGCAGTCGGTCGCGACGGACGTGTGCGTGCCGATCTCCCGCCTCGCGGAATGCGTCGACGAGACCAAGCGGGACATCGCCGCGAGCGGCCTGATTGCACCCATCGTCGGCCATGTGGGCGACGGCAACTTCCACGTCCAGCCCCTCGTGAACACGGACGACCCGGCAGAGGTCGAGGCCTGCGAG is a genomic window containing:
- a CDS encoding FAD-binding oxidoreductase, which produces MNATRASRHTKPDQTALVPLLDELVRRFGDRVATSEAVRLQHGHSLTWVANQPPDMVVYPRTTEEVSEIVRLCLRHDVPVIPFGTGTSLEGHINAPYGGVCVDLSLMKRIVSVHEEDLDCVVEAGVTRKELNEHLRDKGLFFPIDPGADASIGGMVATRASGTNAVRYGTMRDAVLSLTVVLPDGEVIRTASRAKKSSAGYDLTRLFVGSEGTLGIVTEITLRLHGIPEAISAGICPFPNVKSACDAVIMTIQSGIPVARIELLDELQVKAVNLYSKLSLPESPLLLLEFHGSASGVQEQAERFGDIAAEFGGGPFEWATKPEERTRLWQARHDAYWAARGLRPGAQSVATDVCVPISRLAECVDETKRDIAASGLIAPIVGHVGDGNFHVQPLVNTDDPAEVEACEAFVDRLVRRALAMEGTCTGEHGVGQKKMKYLQVEHGAGALALMRALKQAVDPHNILNPGKIVAF